Proteins found in one Alicyclobacillus cycloheptanicus genomic segment:
- a CDS encoding cation-translocating P-type ATPase yields the protein MTMYRGSGSLRETDELRDLLKEIQEKHLHPEDPYEIAALLESIGWNDLRVRQRFGMDNVFDLARQLWGMQRRTIHARANEFVPRTPVWQSVVNAVREFARGMVFALPMVLSEISMLTLHFSLWSYQNLSVSLATSIAIGTILSFFTVGGFMQAIARRAFFYIFQGYYKMAQRVTFQYIRMGIYTSVGISALLVWINGLFPILPFHMLFVGLAYYIVLNAIWLSVTVMYVLKREVFFTGLLASGIGLVWIGFRGLHINIIIAQLAAMLFISLVGMLLVLYFFRRSPNRLEHGIQPHLPRPGVTVYSTLPYFLYGFLYFVLLFVDRVMAWSTNSAFSQYLIWFRGDYEAGLDFALATMILPLGVTEVVVTRIMNAALVAQRQYAGREAAEMNRAFLADYRKSMVTMVITAAISAVLVYLGVKWLLDNYLMHLPQAVTLTSTSNFVFVIGLISYSILSIALLNAVTMFSLNRPELVVRPILLSVAVNLATGFLLSRWFSYADAVWGILAGSIIFLFFTTRNVFQVFRNFDYHLYLLS from the coding sequence TTGACCATGTACCGCGGTTCTGGATCGCTGCGAGAAACCGATGAGCTTCGCGACTTGTTGAAGGAGATTCAGGAAAAGCATCTGCATCCAGAGGACCCTTACGAGATCGCGGCGCTGCTGGAATCCATCGGCTGGAACGACTTGCGGGTGCGGCAGCGGTTTGGCATGGACAACGTGTTCGACTTGGCGCGCCAGCTGTGGGGCATGCAGCGCCGTACGATTCACGCCCGCGCGAACGAATTCGTGCCGAGAACACCGGTGTGGCAGTCGGTGGTGAACGCGGTTCGCGAGTTCGCGCGCGGCATGGTGTTTGCCTTGCCTATGGTGCTGTCCGAAATTTCCATGCTCACGCTGCACTTTTCACTCTGGTCGTATCAGAACCTGAGTGTTTCCCTGGCGACGTCCATCGCCATCGGGACGATTCTCAGCTTTTTCACGGTCGGTGGATTCATGCAGGCCATCGCACGCCGCGCGTTCTTTTACATTTTCCAGGGCTATTACAAGATGGCACAGCGGGTCACCTTTCAATACATCCGCATGGGGATTTATACCTCTGTCGGGATTTCCGCACTCCTGGTTTGGATCAACGGGTTGTTCCCGATTCTGCCGTTCCACATGCTGTTCGTGGGGCTGGCTTACTACATTGTGCTGAACGCCATTTGGTTGTCGGTCACCGTCATGTACGTGTTGAAACGGGAGGTCTTCTTCACCGGGCTCTTGGCCAGCGGCATCGGATTGGTATGGATTGGCTTTCGGGGGCTGCACATCAACATCATCATCGCGCAGCTGGCCGCGATGCTGTTCATCTCGCTCGTTGGCATGCTCTTGGTGCTGTACTTTTTCCGCCGTTCTCCCAACCGCCTCGAACACGGCATCCAGCCCCACCTGCCGCGGCCGGGGGTGACGGTGTACTCCACGCTGCCGTATTTTCTATACGGCTTTCTGTACTTTGTGCTTCTGTTTGTCGATCGCGTCATGGCCTGGTCGACGAACTCTGCGTTCTCGCAGTACCTCATTTGGTTTCGCGGCGACTATGAAGCAGGCCTCGACTTCGCGCTGGCGACGATGATTCTGCCGCTGGGCGTCACCGAAGTGGTGGTCACGCGCATTATGAATGCTGCCCTGGTGGCGCAGCGCCAGTATGCCGGCCGTGAGGCCGCCGAGATGAACCGCGCCTTTCTCGCAGACTACCGCAAGAGTATGGTCACGATGGTGATCACCGCCGCGATCAGTGCGGTATTGGTCTATCTCGGCGTGAAGTGGCTGCTCGACAACTACCTCATGCATCTGCCGCAGGCAGTCACGCTGACTTCCACCAGCAATTTTGTGTTCGTCATCGGTCTGATTTCGTACTCGATTCTTTCCATCGCGCTGTTGAACGCGGTCACCATGTTCTCCCTGAACCGCCCTGAGCTGGTGGTACGCCCCATCTTGCTGTCGGTCGCCGTGAACCTCGCCACCGGGTT